A portion of the Pogoniulus pusillus isolate bPogPus1 chromosome 6, bPogPus1.pri, whole genome shotgun sequence genome contains these proteins:
- the PGAM1 gene encoding phosphoglycerate mutase 1, translating to MAAYRLVLVRHGESAWNLENRFSGWYDADLSPAGQQEARRGGEALRDAGYEFDICFTSVQKRAIRTLWTVLDAIDQMWLPVIRTWRLNERHYGALTGLNKAETAAKHGEAQVKIWRRSYDIPPPPMQSDHPFYSTISKDRRYADLTEDQLPTCESLKDTIARALPFWNEEIVPQIKEGKRVLIAAHGNSLRGIVKHLEGMSEEAIMELNLPTGIPIVYELDKNLKPVKPMQFLGDEETVRKAMEAVAAQGKVKK from the exons ATGGCCGCTTACCGCCTCGTCCTCGTCCGCCACGGAGAGAGCGCCTGGAACCTGGAGAACCGCTTCAGCGGCTGGTACGATGCTGATCTCAGCCCTGCTGGTCAGCAAGAAGCGCGGCGTGGCGGCGAGGCCCTCCGAG ATGCTGGCTACGAGTTCGACATCTGCTTCACGTCAGTACAGAAACGAGCCATCCGGACCCTCTGGACGGTCCTGGATGCCATTGATCAGATGTGGTTACCCGTTATCCGAACCTGGCGCTTGAATGAGAGGCACTATGGGGCTCTCACGGGTTTGAACAAGGCTGAGACGGCAGCAAAGCATGGTGAGGCGCAGGTGAAGATCTGGAGGCGCTCATATGACATCCCTCCGCCTCCTATGCAGTCCGATCACCCCTTCTACAGCACCATCAGCAAG gaccGTCGCTATGCTGATCTGACAGAGGACCAGCTGCCAACATGTGAGAGCTTGAAGGACACCATTGCTCGGGCTCTGCCTTTCTGGAATGAGGAAATTGTCCCACAGATCAAAGAGGGCAAGCGAGTCCTTATTGCTGCCCACGGCAACAGCCTGCGTGGGATTGTCAAGCACCTGGAAG GCATGTCAGAAGAGGCTATCATGGAGCTAAACCTGCCCACTGGCATCCCTATCGTCTACGAGCTGGACAAGAACCTGAAACCTGTCAAACCCATGCAGTTCCTAGGTGATGAGGAGACTGTGCGCAAGGCCATGGAGGCTgttgctgcccagggcaaggtCAAGAAGTGA
- the ZDHHC16 gene encoding palmitoyltransferase ZDHHC16 isoform X1, translated as MPRGGDPSRGTRRQPGGLPTLSSSSPRRGVAGMRSRQRMFAAAMRLLLKCLRLGRRRRFKLVRQAEQLWHYGHLCLRSLLYNSFTNGDVVLDSLFEPVYWLVDHVTRWFGVVFVALVIGLTSSIVAIVYICLLPLILQTYTPAWICWHLAYGHWNLIMIVFHYYMAITTSPGHPPQAKDDLTGVSICRKCIAPKPARTHHCSICNRCVLKMDHHCPWLNNCVGHYNHRYFFSFCLFMTMGCIYCSISGWEMFRDAYAAIERMKLLEKERLQVAANQTYYQTPPPTFPFRQRAFHKSVVYLWVLCSSVALALGALTLWHAALITRGETSIERHINKKERQRLQKKGKVFRNPYSYGSWDNWKVFLGVDVPRHWLTRVLLPSSHLPHGTGLTWDLPPCVTERHAPLLAI; from the exons ATGCCTAGGGGGGGAGACCCCTCCCGAGGGACGCGCAGGCAGCCAGGTGGCCTGCCCACGCTGAGCTCTTCTTCCCCCAGGCGTGGCGTGGCAGGGATGAGGAGCCGGCAGCGGATGTTTGCAGCAGCGATGCGCCTGCTCCTCAAGTGCCTGCGGCTGGGCCGGCGGCGGCGGTTTAAGCTGGTacggcaggcagagcagctgtggcactACGGGCACCTCTGCCTCCGTTCCTTGCTCTACAACTCCTTCACCAACGGCGACGTGGTGCTCGACTCTCTCTTTGAGCCTGTCTACTGGCTAGTGGACCATGTCACCCGGTGGTTTGGTGTG GTATTTGTGGCACTGGTCATTGGGCTGACGAGCTCCATTGTAGCCATCGTGtacatctgcctgctgcccctcatcctgcagACCTACACACctgcctggatctgctggcaccTTGCTTATGGGCACTGGAACCTCATCATGATTGTCTTCCACTACTACATGGCCATCACCACCTCACCTGGGCACCCACCACAG GCTAAGGATGACCTCACTGGTGTCTCCATCTGCAGGAAATGCATTGCCCCCAAGCCAGCTCGCACCCACCACTGCAGCATCTGCAACAG GTGTGTGCTGAAGATGGACCATCACTGTC CCTGGCTAAACAACTGTGTGGGACACTACAACCACCGCTacttcttctccttctgcctcttCATGACTATGGGCTGCATCTACTGCAGCATCAGTGGCTGGGAGATGTTCCGGGATGCCTATGCAGCCATTGAG AGAATGAAACTGCTTGAGAAGGAGAGACTGCAGGTGGCTGCCAACCAG ACATACTACCagaccccaccccccaccttccCCTTCCGCCAGCGAGCTTTCCACAAAAGTGTGGTCTACCTCTGGGTCCTGTGCAG ctcagTTGCATTGGCCTTGGGTGCCCTCACACTGTGGCATGCTGCCCTCATCACTCGTGGGGAAACCAGTATTGAGCGACATATCAACaagaaggagaggcagagactgcagaagaaaggcaag GTCTTCAGGAACCCCTACAGTTACGGCAGCTGGGATAactggaaggtgttcctggGTGTGGATGTGCCAAG gCACTGGCTCACACGTGTCCTTCTGCCCTCTTCACACTTGCCCCATGGGACAGGCCTGACCTGGGACCTCCCTCCCTGCGTGACTGAGCGGCATGCACCACTCCTGGCCATCTGA
- the EXOSC1 gene encoding exosome complex component CSL4, translating to MAPPARYCVPGERLCSAEEATAGSGTYTRHGFIFSSLAGCVEKTSEDGGLPVVSVVRDAESQLLPDVGAVVTCKVCSINSRFAKVHILYIGSVPLKSTFRGTIRREDIRATEKDKVEVYKSFRPGDIVLAKVISLGDAQSNYLLSTAENELGVVVARSEAGVQMVPISWCEMQCPRTHTKDFRKVARVQPQFLQT from the exons ATGGCGCCGCCCGCTCGGTACTGCGTCCCCG GTGAGCGGCTGTGCAGTGCcgaggaggccacagctggcagtGGGACTTATACCCGACATGGCTTCATCTTCTCGTCGTTGGCTGGCTGCGTGGAGAAGACGAGTGAAGACGGTGGG ctgcctgttgtGTCGGTGGTGAGAGATGCTGAGTCCCAGCTCTTGCCTGATGTGGGGGCTGTGGTGACATGCAAG GTTTGCAGCATTAATTCTCGCTTTGCCAAGGTGCACATCCTGTACATCGGCTCTGTACCACTGAAGTCCACATTCCGGGGAACCATACG GAGAGAAGATATTCGAGCCACGGAGAAAGATAAG GTGGAAGTGTACAAGAGTTTCCGCCCTGGTGACATAGTCCTGGCCAAAGTC ATCTCCCTGGGGGATGCACAGTCCAACtacctgctgagcacagcagagaatgAGCTGGGTGTGGTAGTTGCACGCAGTGAGGCAG GGGTTCAGATGGTGCCCATCAGCTGGTGTGAGATGCAGTGCCCAAGGACACACACCAAGGACTTCCGTAAGGTGGCCCGTGTACAGCCCCAGTTCCTGCAGACCTAG
- the RRP12 gene encoding RRP12-like protein, with protein MARSGRLRSGAAAKLKRWRKGHSSDCNPETRQHRLAARSRFFSRPAEKSNLTVDAVKLHNELQSGSLRLERTSDNTQLHVEEDNAMEATTEKSSGTFLSGLSDCTNITFSKVQRFWESNSAAHKEICAVLAAVTEVIRSRGGKESETEYFAALMTTLEAVESPESLSAVAYLLNLVLKRVPSPVLIKKFSDASKAFMSIMSSQACSSSTSALRWVLSCLATLLRKQDLAAWSYPVTLQVYHGLLSFSVHTKPKVRKAAQHGVCSVLRGSEFMFGDAAPDHHPAAPSTAKFCVQEIEKAGGAKEATTTLHVLTLLQDLLPCFPAAVVKTCCETLLRVMTLSHVLVTACAMQAFHSLFSAQASVACLPAELNAQIITALYDYVPSTNDLQPLLTWLSTMERAHINLGRLQKDLCWAHLPRFFSAAMNCFLSPHSQVVVDAAQTLENLLSECVAPNMEDVGTISASAPAPAAYLCKMFRSVEEGLTYRFHAAWDKVLRVLEVFFKTCGKQCYPIMRKCLQSLCDLRLSPHFPYTAQVDQAVGAAVSTMGPEVLLEAVPLGIDGKELTLDFPRSWMLPVLRDYVQGARLGFFTSYFLPLAATLKSRALEFTQAGKSMEAKIYDTLQWQVWTLLPGFCIHPVDVLEAFKGLARTLGMAISERPDLRPTVCQALRTLIHKGCQTDAERAEVGRFAKNFLPILFNVYSQPEEDRGSSAQRRSVLDTVRAYLTITDPQMVCGFLQKASSKLTSPESTEFARLSILDLVVAMAPYADEQSLDSLYCTIRPSLQSKEHSTQKKAYRVLEEVCAAPYPPCQAFVRSHLQDLQTVLLESLKSAASPAKRPRLKCLFHIVKQLSAEHEPFITALVPEVILCTKEVSVGARKNAFLLLVEMGHAFIRFGPTPQEAMERFLLLVYVGLTGSVTMISCTVLALTCLFFEFKDHMELSVVEQLLKNVCLLLASRTRDVVKAALGFLKVTLLLVDTKLLAKHIEAMLEALGNLSDDMRRHFRMKLRNLFIKFIRKFGFELVKSLLPAEYHKVLVNIRKAEARSHKQRALRQAAADTGKKEAPPKQPRGDSMEEVLADSEDEEEEEEERQRSKEWRKQGRQKGQAWLKEGEDDEPLNFLDPNVSQRVLATKPGPKRSRGVSHDFQVSEDGRLIIHEEEEVDDDEAKGVDKEMADVLQDMGLRSKKSQKRRFREEPDDEEPEAGTHSQYRAGGSGIHRQLDKEPAFGAEYRSKKGKGDVKKKGQLDPYAYIPLNRARLNRRKRAKMQGQFKGLMKGAQRGAKAGHRSRRKAQRP; from the exons ATGGCGCGGAGCGGGCGGCTCCGTTCGGGCGCCGCTGCCAAGCTGAAGCGGTGGCGGAAGGGCCACAGCAGCGATTGCAACCCTGAGACTCGCCAGCACCGTCTGGCTGCCCGCAGCCGCTTCTTCAGCCGGCCCGCGG AGAAAAGCAACTTGACAGTGGATGCTGTGAAGCTGCACAATGAGCTGCAGTCAGGGTCCCTGCGTTTGGAGCGAACAAGTGATAACACTCAGCTCCATGTGGAAGAGGATAATGCTATGGAGGCCACCACAGAGAAGTCCTCTGGCACCTTCCTGAGCGGGCTGAGCGACTGTACCAACATCACCTTCAGCAAGGTGCAGCGCTTCTGGGAATCCAactctgctgctcacaaagaG atctgtgctgtgctggcagctgtgacAGAGGTGATCCGCTCCCGGGGGGGCAAGGAGAGTGAGACAGAGTACTTTGCTGCACTG ATGACAACgctggaagcagtggagtccccagaGTCTCTGTCTGCTGTTGCCTACCTGCTTAACCTTGTCCTAAAGCG TGTTCCAAGCCCTGTGCTTATTAAAAAGTTCTCAGATGCCTCAAAAGCCTTCATGAGTATCATGTCCTCgcaggcctgcagcagctccacctctgctctgcgaTGG GTCCTCTCTtgcctggccacactgctgcggAAGCAGGACTTGGCAGCCTGGAGCTATCCTGTCACACTCCAGGTCTACCATGGCTTGCTGAGCTTCAGTGTTCATACTAAGCCCAAG GTGCGGAAAGCGGCGCAGCATGGTGTGTGCTCTGTCCTGAGAGGCAGCGAGTTCATGTTTGGAGATGCAGCCCCTGACCATCACCCTGCAGCACCCTCCACTGCCAAGTTCTGTGTGCAGGAGATTGAAAAAGCTGGAG GTGCCAAGGAGGCAACCACGACCCTGCATGtcctcaccctgctgcaagaccttctgccctgcttccctgcagctgtggtgaAGACCTGCTGTGAGACCTTGCTCCGAGTCATGACCCTCAGCCATGTA CTGGTGACAGCGTGTGCCATGCAAGCCTTCCACAGCCTCTTCAGTGCCCAGGCCAGTGTGgcctgcctgccagctgagCTCAATGCCCAGATCATCACT GCCCTCTACGACTATGTGCCCAGCACAAATgacctgcagccactgctgaccTGGCTGTCCACCATGGAGCGGGCACACATCAACCTGGGCAG gctgcagaaggacctctGCTGGGCTCACTTGCCTCGGTTCTTCTCTGCTGCCATGAACTGCTTCCTCTCCCCACATTCTCAGGTGGTGGTGGATGCAGCACAGACCCTGGAG AACCTCTTGAGTGAGTGTGTTGCTCCCAACATGGAGGATGTGGGCACTATCTCTGCatctgccccagctcctgctgcctacCTGTGCAAGATGTTcag atCAGTGGAAGAAGGCCTGACATACCGTTTCCACGCAGCATGGGACAAGGTGTTGcgggtgctggaggtgttctttaAGACGTGTGGGAAGCAGTGCTACCCCATCATGaggaag TGTCTCcagtccctgtgtgacctgcgtCTCTCCCCTCATTTCCCCTACACTGCCCAAGTTGACCAAGCAGTGGGGGCTGCCGTGAGCACAATGGGCCCTGAGGTGCTGCTAGAAGCTGTGCCCCTGGGGATCGATGGCAAGGA GTTGACGCTGGACTTCCCCCGCAGCTGGATGCTACCAGTGCTGCGAGACTATGTGCAGGGTGCACGACTTGGCTTTTTCACCAGCTACTTCTTGCCCTTGGCAGCTACCCTGAAAAGCAGAG CCTTGGAGTTTACCCAGGCTGGGAAGAGCATGGAAGCCAAGATTTATGACACACTGCAGTGGCAG GTGTGGACCCTACTGCCTGGCTTCTGCATTCACCcagtggatgtgctggaggccTTCAAGGGCCTGGCCCGCACACTGGGCATGGCCATCAGCGAGCGCCCAGATCTCCGCCCCACGGTGTGCCAGGCCTTGCGCACCCTCATCCACAAAGGCTGCCAGACAG ATGCCGAGCGGGCAGAAGTAGGTCGCTTTGCCAAAAACTTCCTGCCCATCCTGTTCAATGTGTACAGCCAACCCGAGGAGGACAGGGGCAGCAGCGCGCAGCGCCGCTCCGTGCTGGACACTGTCCGTGCTTACTTGACCATCACTGATCCCCAG ATGGTGTGTGGGTTCCTGCAGAAAGCCAGCTCAAAGCTGACCAGTCCTGAAAGCACTGAGTTTGCCAG ACTCTCCATCCTGGACCTGGTGGTGGCAATGGCACCCTATGCTGATGAGCAGTCACTGGACTCTCTGTACTGCACCATTCGGCCTTCCCTCCAG AGCAAGGAGCACAGCACGCAGAAAAAGGCGTACCGAGTGCTGGAGGAGGTGTGTGCTGCCCCCTATCCCCCCTGCCAGGCCTTCGTCCGCTCCCACCTGCAGGATCTGCAGACAGTGCTGCTGGAGTCGCTCAAGAGTGCAGCATCCCCAGCCAAGAGG CCCCGACTGAAGTGCCTGTTCCACATCGtgaagcagctctctgcagagcacgAGCCCTTCATCACCGCCCTAGTCCCAGAG GTCATTCTGTGCACCAAGGAAGTGTCAGTGGGTGCCCGTAAGAATGCCTTCCTGCTGCTCGTAGAGATGGGGCATGCCTTCATCCGCTTTGGACCTACTCCCCaag AGGCCATGGAGCGATTCCTGCTTCTGGTCTACGTGGGGCTCACTGGCTCAGTAACCATGATCAGCTGCACGGTGCTGGCACTGACTTGCCTGTTCTTTGAATTCAAAG ATCACATGGAGCTGAGTGTGGTAGAGCAGCTCCTGAAGAatgtctgcctgctgctggcctcccGCACACGGGACGTGGTAAAGGCAGCCTTGGGCTTCCTCAAAgtcacactgctgctggtggaCACCAAACTGCTGGCCAAACACATCGAGGCAATG TTGGAGGCCTTGGGGAACCTTTCTGATGACATGAGACGCCACTTCCGTATGAAGCTGCGAAACCTCTTCATCAAGTTCATCCGCAAGTTTGG CTTtgagctggtgaagagcctgctgccagctgagtaCCACAAGGTGCTGGTGAATATCCGCAAGGCAGAAGCCCGGAGCCACAAGCAACGTGCcctgaggcaggcagctgcagatacCGGCAAAAAGGAGGCACCACCAAAGCAGCCCAGAGGAGACAG CATGGAGGAGGTTCTGGCTGActcagaggatgaggaggaggaagaggaagaacgGCAGCGGAGCAAGGAGTGGAGGAAGCAAGGACGGCAGAAGGGCCAGGCCTGGCTGAAGGAAGGGGAAGACGATGAGCCCCTCAACTTCTTGGACCCCAATGTGTCTCAGCGGGTGCTGG ccaccAAGCCAGGCCCCAAGCGGTCCAGAGGAGTGAGCCATGACTTCCAGGTGTCTGAGGATGGGCGCCTGATCATccatgaagaggaggaggtggatgATGATGAAGCCAAAG GAGTGGACAAGGAGATGGCAGATGTGCTGCAAGATATGGGTCTCCGCAGT aagaaaagccaGAAGCGTCGGTTCAGAGAGGAGCCAGATGACGAGGAACCTGAAGCCGGGACCCACTCTCAGTACAGAG CTGGAGGCTCTGGGATCCACCGGCAGCTGGACAAGGAGCCAGCCTTTGGTGCAGAGTACAGATCCAAG AAAGGTAAAGGTGACGTGAAGAAGAAGGGCCAGCTTGACCCCTATGCCTACATCCCCCTGAACAGAGCTCGACTCAACAGAAG gAAGCGAGCAAAAATGCAGGGCCAGTTCAAGGGCCTGATGAAGGGAGCCCAGCGTGGTGCCAAGGCTGGCCACAGAAGCCGTCGGAAAGCTCAGCGCCCCTGA
- the ZDHHC16 gene encoding palmitoyltransferase ZDHHC16 isoform X3, whose protein sequence is MPRGGDPSRGTRRQPGGLPTLSSSSPRRGVAGMRSRQRMFAAAMRLLLKCLRLGRRRRFKLVRQAEQLWHYGHLCLRSLLYNSFTNGDVVLDSLFEPVYWLVDHVTRWFGVVFVALVIGLTSSIVAIVYICLLPLILQTYTPAWICWHLAYGHWNLIMIVFHYYMAITTSPGHPPQAKDDLTGVSICRKCIAPKPARTHHCSICNRCVLKMDHHCPWLNNCVGHYNHRYFFSFCLFMTMGCIYCSISGWEMFRDAYAAIERMKLLEKERLQVAANQTYYQTPPPTFPFRQRAFHKSVVYLWVLCSSVALALGALTLWHAALITRGETSIERHINKKERQRLQKKGKALAHTCPSALFTLAPWDRPDLGPPSLRD, encoded by the exons ATGCCTAGGGGGGGAGACCCCTCCCGAGGGACGCGCAGGCAGCCAGGTGGCCTGCCCACGCTGAGCTCTTCTTCCCCCAGGCGTGGCGTGGCAGGGATGAGGAGCCGGCAGCGGATGTTTGCAGCAGCGATGCGCCTGCTCCTCAAGTGCCTGCGGCTGGGCCGGCGGCGGCGGTTTAAGCTGGTacggcaggcagagcagctgtggcactACGGGCACCTCTGCCTCCGTTCCTTGCTCTACAACTCCTTCACCAACGGCGACGTGGTGCTCGACTCTCTCTTTGAGCCTGTCTACTGGCTAGTGGACCATGTCACCCGGTGGTTTGGTGTG GTATTTGTGGCACTGGTCATTGGGCTGACGAGCTCCATTGTAGCCATCGTGtacatctgcctgctgcccctcatcctgcagACCTACACACctgcctggatctgctggcaccTTGCTTATGGGCACTGGAACCTCATCATGATTGTCTTCCACTACTACATGGCCATCACCACCTCACCTGGGCACCCACCACAG GCTAAGGATGACCTCACTGGTGTCTCCATCTGCAGGAAATGCATTGCCCCCAAGCCAGCTCGCACCCACCACTGCAGCATCTGCAACAG GTGTGTGCTGAAGATGGACCATCACTGTC CCTGGCTAAACAACTGTGTGGGACACTACAACCACCGCTacttcttctccttctgcctcttCATGACTATGGGCTGCATCTACTGCAGCATCAGTGGCTGGGAGATGTTCCGGGATGCCTATGCAGCCATTGAG AGAATGAAACTGCTTGAGAAGGAGAGACTGCAGGTGGCTGCCAACCAG ACATACTACCagaccccaccccccaccttccCCTTCCGCCAGCGAGCTTTCCACAAAAGTGTGGTCTACCTCTGGGTCCTGTGCAG ctcagTTGCATTGGCCTTGGGTGCCCTCACACTGTGGCATGCTGCCCTCATCACTCGTGGGGAAACCAGTATTGAGCGACATATCAACaagaaggagaggcagagactgcagaagaaaggcaag gCACTGGCTCACACGTGTCCTTCTGCCCTCTTCACACTTGCCCCATGGGACAGGCCTGACCTGGGACCTCCCTCCCTGCGTGACTGA
- the ZDHHC16 gene encoding palmitoyltransferase ZDHHC16 isoform X2: protein MPRGGDPSRGTRRQPGGLPTLSSSSPRRGVAGMRSRQRMFAAAMRLLLKCLRLGRRRRFKLVRQAEQLWHYGHLCLRSLLYNSFTNGDVVLDSLFEPVYWLVDHVTRWFGVVFVALVIGLTSSIVAIVYICLLPLILQTYTPAWICWHLAYGHWNLIMIVFHYYMAITTSPGHPPQAKDDLTGVSICRKCIAPKPARTHHCSICNRCVLKMDHHCPWLNNCVGHYNHRYFFSFCLFMTMGCIYCSISGWEMFRDAYAAIETYYQTPPPTFPFRQRAFHKSVVYLWVLCSSVALALGALTLWHAALITRGETSIERHINKKERQRLQKKGKVFRNPYSYGSWDNWKVFLGVDVPRHWLTRVLLPSSHLPHGTGLTWDLPPCVTERHAPLLAI, encoded by the exons ATGCCTAGGGGGGGAGACCCCTCCCGAGGGACGCGCAGGCAGCCAGGTGGCCTGCCCACGCTGAGCTCTTCTTCCCCCAGGCGTGGCGTGGCAGGGATGAGGAGCCGGCAGCGGATGTTTGCAGCAGCGATGCGCCTGCTCCTCAAGTGCCTGCGGCTGGGCCGGCGGCGGCGGTTTAAGCTGGTacggcaggcagagcagctgtggcactACGGGCACCTCTGCCTCCGTTCCTTGCTCTACAACTCCTTCACCAACGGCGACGTGGTGCTCGACTCTCTCTTTGAGCCTGTCTACTGGCTAGTGGACCATGTCACCCGGTGGTTTGGTGTG GTATTTGTGGCACTGGTCATTGGGCTGACGAGCTCCATTGTAGCCATCGTGtacatctgcctgctgcccctcatcctgcagACCTACACACctgcctggatctgctggcaccTTGCTTATGGGCACTGGAACCTCATCATGATTGTCTTCCACTACTACATGGCCATCACCACCTCACCTGGGCACCCACCACAG GCTAAGGATGACCTCACTGGTGTCTCCATCTGCAGGAAATGCATTGCCCCCAAGCCAGCTCGCACCCACCACTGCAGCATCTGCAACAG GTGTGTGCTGAAGATGGACCATCACTGTC CCTGGCTAAACAACTGTGTGGGACACTACAACCACCGCTacttcttctccttctgcctcttCATGACTATGGGCTGCATCTACTGCAGCATCAGTGGCTGGGAGATGTTCCGGGATGCCTATGCAGCCATTGAG ACATACTACCagaccccaccccccaccttccCCTTCCGCCAGCGAGCTTTCCACAAAAGTGTGGTCTACCTCTGGGTCCTGTGCAG ctcagTTGCATTGGCCTTGGGTGCCCTCACACTGTGGCATGCTGCCCTCATCACTCGTGGGGAAACCAGTATTGAGCGACATATCAACaagaaggagaggcagagactgcagaagaaaggcaag GTCTTCAGGAACCCCTACAGTTACGGCAGCTGGGATAactggaaggtgttcctggGTGTGGATGTGCCAAG gCACTGGCTCACACGTGTCCTTCTGCCCTCTTCACACTTGCCCCATGGGACAGGCCTGACCTGGGACCTCCCTCCCTGCGTGACTGAGCGGCATGCACCACTCCTGGCCATCTGA